The stretch of DNA ATGAAACCGTAGGATTATAACAGTTTTTATGCGAGAACTGTTGCTTCCAGTATGTATTTCCAAGCTTGTATTAGTTATATACAGCACCTGTTCATATTGTTCTTCATATCTATCGTGATAAATTAACTAAGAAGTTGGTATTATCAAAAGATTTAAATATATAACATTATTTCAAAGGATATAATGCTTATGTGTCGAAAGTACTATTAATATAGTCTTTAATGTAAAATAATGTCTTTACTTATAAACCATGTAGAGGTAATGAAACAATAGATAAGGAAGGATAGAATGATATATTTATTAATAGATACAAATACTATAATGAATGATGTCAATTTATTTTCAAAAATCAAAGATAATGAAGTAAATGTAGTCATATGTACAACCGTCCTTGATGAATTAGATAAATTAAAACTAAATTCAGATCATATAAAGAGTCATAAGGCAAGAGAAGCTTCTAGAAATATTGAAAGCAAGAAGAATGATAACAATTTATATATAACGAATAAAATTAAAAGAAATGTATCTTTTGATTTAAAGGTTCCAGATAATAGAATTATTGCTCATGCGATGTTCTTAAAAGAAGATGGAAAGAATGTTGTTTTGTTTAGCGAGGATCGTAATCTTAGACTAAAAGCTTCGGCTATAGGAATAGAGCTACAAGTTATCTCTCAACTTAGTGAACTTGAACAATTTACAAAAGAAGTAAATTTGAGTGGAGAGGTTGTTTCGGAAAAAAGAATTAATTCTGTTATTCAAGTTTTAGATAAATGGGAAAGTTCTATTAGTCAAACCCCTAACGAAACAGATGACGAATTCACTAAGCGCTTGAAAATCACTACATTTCCAGTAGGGTATATAAAGCAGATGAATGAGGTTTTTTTTGATAAATATGTTTTTTATCACTGTGAATGGAATGAGTTATTACCAATTGAATTCCCAAAAACAAATAATCTTTTTTTAAGGATAAAAAAGGAAGAAGTCCAAGCAATCAACAACTTGAAATACACAGATATATCCATAATATATTGTAGCTTTATTTTTAACAATGGAGTTATATATGCAGATTTAGAAACACTTAGCTTAACATTATTAGGTGAAGAAAGAAAATTGACTCCTATATTACTAACAAAAACAGCTTATGAAACAAATGAAGAATATAATATGCGTTTGCTGAAATTAGGACCTATTCCTATGGGTTATGCTAACAGTTTAGATGATTTATACAACCACCCAAACGAAAAAATAATACCTTTATCTTTAGATGTTACACCTTGGAATTCTTTTATAAGCTTTAAATCGTTGGTTGTTTTTAATATTGCTCCACAAAAATTGAGTAAATTTAATAACACCTCTCGACCTATAATTTACGCTCAATTTGATGTTTGTACAATAAAATCCGAGCAATTAGCAGTCACTGAATTGTATTTGCAAGATGGAAGGAAAAAGTATACGGTAGCTTCTGCTAAGCCTAAGTTGTCTCTTGCAATATTCACAGATGGTAAGAAAAAACTTATTGATGAAAATAAACTTTTAAATAAAGAGTTAGTTTTTGACGAAATAATAACACTTTCTTTATCACTATATCTAGTGAAACAAAAAAGAAAATGGGGTTTAATAGATAACCAAGGGAGGATTTTACTTTCTTTATCCTATACGAGTATAAATAGGATTTCTGATAATTTATTACTAATAGAAAAAGGGAAGAAATATGGTATTAGTACACTAAGTGGAGAGATTTTACTTAAACCAAAGTTTAAGGAGTTTGTTCCATTTGATGGTTACTATAAAGTGACACAAGATAAGCATGAATACTTATTAGATCAAAACTTAAAAAAGGTTGGAAGGAAACTTTATAGTAATAATGCAAATAAATATATATGGTCTGTGCAAGATAATGAGAAATATATTCTGTTAGATAAAGATGGGTTAAGCATAAATGACCTTAAATTTAATTACATAGAAAAACTACATAAACATTTGATAACTGTAAAAGAGAATGATAAATATGGGGTAATTGATCTCACAAGGGCAAATGAATACGTGATTAATGCTGAGTATGACTCATTTTTATGGCTTGAAAAAGAAAAATTAATTGAAGCTAAAAAAGCTGAAAACATATACATCTATAATGAATTAGGAGACAAAGTAGGGGAAAGAATTAATGGTCTTGAAGATAATGATTCACCAATTTTCAGAATGAAAGAGGATCATAAATATTTAATCTTAAATGCAATGTTTGCTCCAGTAATGTATGAGAGTTTTGAAGAGGTTGGCTTGGAATTTAATAACATTATACCAGTAAAACAAAATAAACTTTGGGGTGCGGTTTCAACTAGTGGACATTGGCTAATACAACCTAAGTACGAATATATAGATAGGATAAATAAAGATGTTAGTTTTGGTGTAGTAGATGAAGATAAAGAGTTTATTACGTTTTCTAATGGAGAACTATTGATTGAAGACTTAATGATTAAAAGTGAGTACAAGGTAGAAAGAATGGAAAAAGGATTCATAGTTTACTATGACCCAACTATTCTTGGACAACACGAACTATATTATTCTTGTTTAGATACAAAATATGTTAAAGGTAATGTGTTAGATTTAAATGAGTTTACAAAAGAGGGCTGGAACAGTATAGATATTACTGAGACAGGAAGATCTCAGATTAGTATAGACGTTAGTGCAAAGATAACTATAATTACGGTAAGGAAGTTTGCTTCTGTTGGAATAATCGCAGATTTACAAGAAGTTGTATATGTCTCAGAAGTTACTGATTTAAGTAGTTATATTACTAATGGCAAAGCATATATTAGTTGGTCATGGCCTGATAACGTTACGAGTGCCCTTATTAGTTTTAGAAGTAATAAATTCTCCTGTAACAAAGCAGATATACCAATAGATACAATTAGAAAAAATCGAATAGATAATCAACCTAGTGGACAAGTAATATTTGAGTTTGAAAACGATAATGAGTATTTACTTACTGCTTATTGTGAACTAAATACAAATAATTCAAACTATATATCAATGGGTACTAATCTATTAGTTCATCAACTACAGATCACAAAAATACATTACTCTATAATTATTAAAAGAGATCTTTTTGGAGGTTACAAAAAGCTTGAGTTACATCTAGAAAAAGAGGGGAACATATCAAAAATACCACCGTTAGTATTAGTTAAAAGATACTCTACTCCACCAATCAATAGATATGATGGAACGACTATTATTAAATTGGAAGATATTGATTTCGAGAGTTCTTTAAAATTAGTAATTGTTATACCGATTGATTTCATTGAGCCTAATTCTTTTGTACAACTTTTTTATGCTGCCAATAACCAATATAATTCAATCAAATTAATACCAAAAACATTAAAAGAAATCAAATTATGGTAATTGGAGGAATATTTATGAAGAAAAAGATGGAAGCAATTTGTCCCTATTGCTTTACAAAATTGGTGAAGTCAAAAGTATTTTTTAAGTGTTGTAAGGAAACCTTTCCTAGTAAAAGCATTTCAAAAATGAAAGGTAATTGTAAATCATGTAAAAAAACAACAACTACAAGAATTTGTGGGCATTGTACTGCAGAGCTTCCGTATACCTTTGGGCTACAAAAGGAAGTTGTTATTTCCGTAATAGGAGCAAAAGAAGCTGGAAAGAGTCACTACATAGGGGTGTTGTTAAATAAAATTATGAATGAAATGGGCATGGCTTTTCATTGTGCCCTACAGCCTTTAAGTGATGAAACAATAAGAAGATACCGGGAAGATTTCCATAATCCTCTATTTAAAAACAAAGAAACACTTCAAGTGACTATGTCTGCTCGAAGTGATAAGAAAGTACAAAGACCATTGTTGTACAACTTATCATTTTTTGGAAAGAATATTTTCGGGAAAAAAGTAATAAAATCTGTCATTACATTGGCATTCTTTGATACTGCAGGAGAAGACATGAATGATGAAGATACTATGGCAACAGTAAATAAATATATTTATAATTCATCAGGTATTATTTTTTTATTAGACCCACTACAGATTACTGAAGTAAGAGAACGCCTAGAAGGTAAAATTCCTTTGCCATACCAAAATTCTGAGGTAGAAGACTTGTTGTCTCGTACTGCAAACTTAATTAAAAAAGGTAGAGATATATTACCAAATCAGCTTATAAATATTCCTGTGGCAGTCTCTTTTTCAAAAATGGACGCATTAGATGATATTATCGATGGATCTTCCATCGTTAAAAACAATTCACCACATATTGAAAGCCAGGCTATAAATAAACAAGACTTTGAAGATGTACATCATCAAATGCAAAACTATATTACAAGATTCGGTGGCGGACATTTTATTAGTCAAATAAATGCTAATTTCATAAATTATTCTTGTTTTGGAATAAGTGCTTTAGGAAGTAACCCTAAAGATGCAAAAATTACTAATACTTTGCAACCGCGACGCGTTGAGGATCCATTTTTATGGTTATTGTGGAAAAATAAAATCATATCATAATCCTTCCAATAATTGAGATTTAGATACATAGAAAGTAGGGGAGATCAAGTGGCCATAGATCAATTAATATATACTTCCTGTCGAAATGGAGTAAGCGGAAGAGCTGGGTTTCAAGTCTTCTCTATGTCAAAAGGCATTACTGAAGAGGAACGCAAGGAGATAGAGACGCATTGTTTTTACATTCCACCCAGTAATTTAACATCCCAGCCCAACAAAGAGGAAATAGAAGAGTTATTCCCTAAAGTTTTTTCCTATTATAAATTATCAAATGGTAAATGGGCAATTATGTATACTAAATTTTTAGGTAAAGATTACAGTGGCAGATTCGGTAATTATTATTGTCATGTATACGTATTTAACGATGAAAAATATATAGCTAACCCAGTGGGAGTATATGGGTCAAATTCCTTTATTCAATCTTTTGATGAATCTGAATTAAGTAGTGGTGAGGTTAAGCAACTGTCTTCAATAAATACTATTGAAAAAGGATCAATTATTAACGAAGAAAATAGTATTGCTTTTGCAGTTAAACATAGAAAGGCAGTATTACATTTATTAAATTTAGTTTTTAAAGCAAATGAGAAAAACAAGAGAATTGTGTTTTCATGCGAAAATGAACTCGCTTTAAAATATATAGCAACAGTTAATTTC from Lottiidibacillus patelloidae encodes:
- a CDS encoding PIN domain-containing protein is translated as MIYLLIDTNTIMNDVNLFSKIKDNEVNVVICTTVLDELDKLKLNSDHIKSHKAREASRNIESKKNDNNLYITNKIKRNVSFDLKVPDNRIIAHAMFLKEDGKNVVLFSEDRNLRLKASAIGIELQVISQLSELEQFTKEVNLSGEVVSEKRINSVIQVLDKWESSISQTPNETDDEFTKRLKITTFPVGYIKQMNEVFFDKYVFYHCEWNELLPIEFPKTNNLFLRIKKEEVQAINNLKYTDISIIYCSFIFNNGVIYADLETLSLTLLGEERKLTPILLTKTAYETNEEYNMRLLKLGPIPMGYANSLDDLYNHPNEKIIPLSLDVTPWNSFISFKSLVVFNIAPQKLSKFNNTSRPIIYAQFDVCTIKSEQLAVTELYLQDGRKKYTVASAKPKLSLAIFTDGKKKLIDENKLLNKELVFDEIITLSLSLYLVKQKRKWGLIDNQGRILLSLSYTSINRISDNLLLIEKGKKYGISTLSGEILLKPKFKEFVPFDGYYKVTQDKHEYLLDQNLKKVGRKLYSNNANKYIWSVQDNEKYILLDKDGLSINDLKFNYIEKLHKHLITVKENDKYGVIDLTRANEYVINAEYDSFLWLEKEKLIEAKKAENIYIYNELGDKVGERINGLEDNDSPIFRMKEDHKYLILNAMFAPVMYESFEEVGLEFNNIIPVKQNKLWGAVSTSGHWLIQPKYEYIDRINKDVSFGVVDEDKEFITFSNGELLIEDLMIKSEYKVERMEKGFIVYYDPTILGQHELYYSCLDTKYVKGNVLDLNEFTKEGWNSIDITETGRSQISIDVSAKITIITVRKFASVGIIADLQEVVYVSEVTDLSSYITNGKAYISWSWPDNVTSALISFRSNKFSCNKADIPIDTIRKNRIDNQPSGQVIFEFENDNEYLLTAYCELNTNNSNYISMGTNLLVHQLQITKIHYSIIIKRDLFGGYKKLELHLEKEGNISKIPPLVLVKRYSTPPINRYDGTTIIKLEDIDFESSLKLVIVIPIDFIEPNSFVQLFYAANNQYNSIKLIPKTLKEIKLW
- a CDS encoding TRAFAC clade GTPase domain-containing protein: MKKKMEAICPYCFTKLVKSKVFFKCCKETFPSKSISKMKGNCKSCKKTTTTRICGHCTAELPYTFGLQKEVVISVIGAKEAGKSHYIGVLLNKIMNEMGMAFHCALQPLSDETIRRYREDFHNPLFKNKETLQVTMSARSDKKVQRPLLYNLSFFGKNIFGKKVIKSVITLAFFDTAGEDMNDEDTMATVNKYIYNSSGIIFLLDPLQITEVRERLEGKIPLPYQNSEVEDLLSRTANLIKKGRDILPNQLINIPVAVSFSKMDALDDIIDGSSIVKNNSPHIESQAINKQDFEDVHHQMQNYITRFGGGHFISQINANFINYSCFGISALGSNPKDAKITNTLQPRRVEDPFLWLLWKNKIIS